In Brassica napus cultivar Da-Ae chromosome A3, Da-Ae, whole genome shotgun sequence, the sequence GGATTGGTAGCATCGTAACGGATTAGTGTAAGACGAAGGAAATGACTTCACCTTCTCAAACTGCAAGTTCCTAAACGACGACACGACAGAGTGACTCAGTGACTGAGTCTCCGAGTCAGCCCTTGGGCTCATCGGCGGCGAGCCAGAAACAGGAGAAACCGAGAGCTGAAACGCTCTACGAACCGGAGACGATACGTCGAAGGAATCAACCCGGTCGGGGCTCCGGTTATGGAGACACCTAAGCTGATCCGGCGAGTGAGCAAAGAAACAAACTCTCCGACGGCAGTTACCGCCGTCTTTGCACGGCTGAGTACGGTAACGAGCGGGATGAAGCCAGCACTCGAAAACTCCGTGAGCAAACTCGCACGAGTCCCCTTTCTTGCAACCGCCTTTGCGAAAATCGGGACAAGCCGTCCCGGAGTAGTTGTACTTCGCCGGATCTCTCCGGCGAGCCTTTTCTCCGGGATGAGCGTACGGACACTCCGTCCAGTCGTGGCTCCGGCCACGTGCGCACCTCCTGACTTTGAAGTCGTACATGCGGAAATGATCGCAGGAGTAAGCGTCGATGGGAGAGTCCGGACCGAATAGATCCGGGTCAGAATCCGGATCCGGTTCGTTAGACGGGAGATAACGCTGCAACGCCGCTAAAGCTTCGAGCATGCTGCAGTCCGGGCTGTTCATCGCCGGAGAGAAAAGCTCCGACGTTGTAAAATCTTCGGAGACAGTCCATGTGGGTATCTCCACCGTTGGGTACGTGCGGCGAGTttctccgatgatcatgttttGTCGGAGGTGAAagagttttgtgtttttttttgttgatgtttGGTCATTCACCTGCAGAGCTTTATGTAGTAAAATGGTTAACCGTGGTTTGGTTAGATATTTTAACCGTAGTTAAGACTATCTGCCTAAGACTAGGAGCTGCCTTTCTACTGCAGTTAAAAAGCTAAGCGAATAGATTAGAGTCACAAGGCTGTGAGTTAGACTTATGTAACAGAGGCTTGTGACTTCTCCACGAATAGACTTACTTGGACGTTTCATGATGTGGACTTTTCTTAGCATGACTTTGACGAAGTTAAAGTGAACGACATGTGAGTGTAATTGTTATTAGATTCATTCGCAAATCTAGTTGCCTTCTGAGGTCGGTCGAGTTTTAGATACGCTAGTTAATTcaaacaataaattaattaattgtattaCTGTTTGACGTAGTAAATTATCCTTGATATGAGATAATTTTCATTGTCTTCTCTCTTTGCCTCTGAACCTTATTTTAACGCGCGAGCTCCGACGACCGGCGCGTGGTGGCTCGTTCAGCACCATCGCCAGTCCCAATCCTTGGTTGTCTTCCTTTTTACTTATTTCCAGTTCGGTTCGTAACAGAGACTCAATCTTGAGAGATATGTTTCGGTCAAATCAATGAAACTCCGAATCTGTTGtagatttttgataaaaattctgGATCTAACGATTCACGGTGTGGTCTAGTCACAAAGCTTTTGTTTGAAATCTAAGTCTAGATCTGGTGAGTTTTGTTGTGTTGCATATCTCTGGATTTCTTGTGTGGTACACTCATTTTCAGATTTTATCTAAGTGGGTGGAGTTTGTTGTGGATTCCTCTGATCCGTCTTTATGCCGTTCGTGGCCTGTGTTTTTTGGTGCTCCGGATTAGGTGGGCTTGGTTCCTAGTTGTTTGTTCAGATCTTGTGAGATTTGATTTCGGTGTGGTTTCCTTCCTTGGCGTTTCTCAGTCGTGAAGTTGATTGAATCTGAAGGATTCTTCCTTACCAGTTTGTGAAGCTTGTGTTACTTGAGTTCTGAAGTGTTTCCTTGTTGTACTAGGAGGGAGTGGTTTTACGGTAGTTTGGCCGGGGCATTCCCGTTTAACAGCTTTCATATATTCTCTATCACTTagatttttctgttttgttgaGAGTGCTACCATCGGTCCTCGAGTCTTGTTGCGTTGTTTAAAATGTTGGTCTGTAAGCGCCATGGTTTGTAATTGTTTGGGCTTCTGTTATCCTTTATGGGTTTTAGTTTCCGGAGATAGTGTGTTGTCTGCCGGCTTAGTTAACCACATACATATCTTCGTCCGTTGGTCCTGTTTCAGTTTCAtcgcatatataatataatcagttgacggaaaaaaaaaactatccttGATATAATTTGAAGACCTACTGGACGCTTTCTCTCTCATCTATGTTCCCTCTCTTGTATCTTTCACAGAGAAGATGAGAAAGCGGTTGGGTTATGGTCGACACCGGTTCCTTTTTCCGGCTTCGATTTGTTATATAGCCATCGGATCTGGTCCGGTTTATGTCTTCCGACGATTCGGGCTTTTGACTCTGGGGAGAGGTGGTTCACATAACACCATCTTCGCCGGCTTTCGTCTCCGGAAAGAGGTGATTCCTTTCATCGTCTTCGCCGGCTTATCACCGGTTTGATACCGGTTTTGGTCGATCTACGGTTTTTCCCTTACTTTGAGCTACCGCCTCTTGTTCTGATTTTCTGATCGCTCCTCCTTGGAAGATTGGAGTTTTGGTTTCAATCGTAGGCAGTTGCAATTCCCTCTTCAAATCGTAGATCTGTCAGGGTTGGTTCGTCGTCTTGAGATTGAGGGCTGTTCTGGTTGAGCGGCTTCTTCTCCAGTTTGGCTTCGCTGATGGCGGAGCTCCGGCGTGCATGCTCTCTGACTCCGGAGGAAGCTCGTGCTTTCCATTCGTGATGCGTGTTCATTGGGTGCCGGGCGTCCGGACACGTGGGAGTGGAGTTGGCGTCTTCCTATTCGGTTCCACTTGGGCTTGGGGCCCGTTTGATGTAATGTTTA encodes:
- the LOC106389799 gene encoding zinc finger CCCH domain-containing protein 49-like; this translates as MIIGETRRTYPTVEIPTWTVSEDFTTSELFSPAMNSPDCSMLEALAALQRYLPSNEPDPDSDPDLFGPDSPIDAYSCDHFRMYDFKVRRCARGRSHDWTECPYAHPGEKARRRDPAKYNYSGTACPDFRKGGCKKGDSCEFAHGVFECWLHPARYRTQPCKDGGNCRRRVCFFAHSPDQLRCLHNRSPDRVDSFDVSSPVRRAFQLSVSPVSGSPPMSPRADSETQSLSHSVVSSFRNLQFEKVKSFPSSYTNPLRCYQSGFGAPRGSILGHGFQSLPTTPIRPGNMDVWDNGLEEDPAMERVVESGRELRAKMFEKLSKENCMDRVEPDQDQNSGEAPDVGWVSELVM